In the Victivallis sp. Marseille-Q1083 genome, one interval contains:
- a CDS encoding glycosyltransferase family 1 protein, translating into MNKVLHVLNSMNVGGAETFIMNVFRNIDHSRVQFDFLLNEKENFYAEEIASLGGKIFFILPRHCGFLRYHTIMKQFFKNHQGEYIAIHQHLSSLSSIEPLAAACQFGYPIRIAHSHSSSAPKSLLHRGLHYCNKLRIAGVATHYLGCSDLALRWVFGHTSAFPGAQMVNNGINTAAFAYNETTRQRLRRQLKLDGKLVFGHVGRFCEMKNHHFLLKVFERFLQINPQAHLLLVGTGPLLPASRQLAQEWNIDKQVSFLGLRSDVAELLQAMDIFLFPSFFEGLPVALVEAQCAGLKVYCSDRITRDIALTDNIKFLDIASPAERWASFIASDYDGYIRRDVSQIIVDSGFGIGKTIQFLMDHLYCPTHE; encoded by the coding sequence ATGAATAAAGTATTGCATGTTTTGAATTCCATGAATGTCGGTGGAGCAGAAACATTTATTATGAATGTTTTCCGAAACATTGATCATTCCCGTGTACAATTCGACTTTCTATTGAATGAAAAAGAGAATTTCTATGCAGAGGAAATCGCTTCTCTGGGCGGGAAGATATTTTTCATCCTTCCACGCCATTGCGGTTTTTTACGTTACCATACCATCATGAAACAATTTTTCAAAAACCATCAAGGTGAATATATTGCAATTCACCAGCATCTTTCCTCCCTCAGTTCGATAGAACCATTGGCTGCCGCTTGCCAATTTGGTTATCCCATTCGTATCGCTCATTCACACAGCAGTTCAGCGCCAAAATCGCTGCTGCATCGCGGACTTCATTATTGCAACAAGTTACGAATCGCCGGAGTTGCAACCCACTACCTCGGCTGTTCCGATCTGGCATTGCGTTGGGTATTTGGACATACGAGTGCATTTCCCGGGGCCCAAATGGTGAATAACGGTATCAATACAGCAGCATTTGCTTACAATGAGACGACGCGGCAACGTCTCAGGCGACAGTTGAAATTGGATGGAAAGTTAGTCTTTGGCCATGTCGGACGTTTCTGTGAAATGAAAAATCATCATTTTCTTTTAAAAGTTTTTGAACGTTTTCTTCAAATCAATCCGCAAGCGCACTTGTTGCTGGTCGGAACCGGTCCTCTTCTGCCGGCCAGCCGTCAATTGGCTCAGGAGTGGAATATCGATAAACAAGTGTCCTTCCTCGGCCTGCGTTCCGATGTGGCGGAATTGTTGCAGGCAATGGACATTTTCCTCTTTCCTTCCTTCTTCGAAGGATTGCCGGTTGCATTGGTGGAGGCGCAGTGTGCTGGGTTGAAGGTTTATTGTTCCGACCGAATCACCCGGGATATAGCCCTTACGGATAATATTAAATTTCTGGATATCGCTTCTCCTGCGGAGCGATGGGCTTCTTTCATCGCTTCCGATTATGACGGATACATACGTCGGGATGTTTCTCAAATCATTGTCGATTCCGGTTTTGGCATCGGTAAAACCATTCAATTTCTAATGGATCACCTCTATTGTCCAACCCATGAATAA
- a CDS encoding Coenzyme F420 hydrogenase/dehydrogenase, beta subunit C-terminal domain, giving the protein MITLCNRLSCTGCMACVNRCPRQCLSMLQDQEGFYYPQIDQERCTECGLCRKVCPILTPIRLFSAQTVFAAWGRDDFIRQCSSSGGIFTILAQEILRRHGAVAGAAFDNQMVLRHRLVRMPEQLPPLRGSKYIQSDIGMIYQAGEKLLKAGVPLLFTGTPCQIAGFRAFLTKDYEQLYTCDLICHGVPSPRFFQTYLQRLTAGAVGKLADFRFRDLEGWGYRPCLCWQDGRKFELPERSNYYLKLFLGAKNLRESCYLCPFACCERAADITLGDFWGTDLSPHPAGRSGVSMVMLNTEQGMSLFSKIKDKIIFYARDLSAAQATNRQLNHPPRRPQERGLLYRDFDRLEEAEFLRKYRLVRPLFRRILSSWKNFIIKQLTHR; this is encoded by the coding sequence ATGATTACTCTTTGTAACCGGCTGTCATGTACCGGCTGCATGGCCTGCGTCAACCGCTGTCCACGGCAATGTTTATCCATGCTGCAGGATCAAGAGGGCTTTTATTACCCGCAAATTGATCAGGAGCGTTGTACTGAATGTGGATTGTGTCGTAAGGTTTGTCCGATTCTCACACCGATACGCCTCTTTTCCGCTCAAACGGTTTTCGCGGCATGGGGTCGGGATGATTTTATCCGACAATGCAGTTCCTCCGGGGGGATTTTTACCATTCTCGCCCAGGAAATACTCCGGCGCCATGGCGCTGTCGCGGGAGCGGCTTTTGACAATCAAATGGTCTTGCGTCACCGGCTGGTTCGCATGCCGGAACAATTGCCGCCGCTGCGAGGCAGCAAATATATTCAAAGCGACATCGGGATGATTTACCAAGCAGGTGAAAAGCTTTTGAAAGCAGGAGTTCCGCTTTTATTTACCGGTACGCCGTGTCAAATTGCCGGGTTTCGCGCTTTTTTGACCAAAGACTATGAGCAGTTGTACACTTGCGACTTGATTTGCCATGGTGTACCGTCACCCCGTTTTTTTCAAACTTACTTGCAACGCTTGACTGCCGGAGCGGTTGGAAAACTTGCGGATTTTCGATTCAGGGATTTAGAAGGCTGGGGCTATCGTCCCTGTCTCTGTTGGCAAGATGGACGGAAATTTGAATTGCCGGAGCGATCCAATTACTATCTTAAATTATTTCTAGGCGCCAAGAATCTCCGGGAAAGTTGTTACCTCTGCCCTTTCGCCTGTTGCGAACGGGCCGCCGATATCACGCTGGGAGATTTTTGGGGAACCGATTTATCGCCGCATCCGGCGGGGCGTTCCGGGGTTTCTATGGTCATGCTCAATACCGAACAGGGGATGTCACTTTTTTCAAAAATAAAGGATAAAATTATCTTTTATGCCCGTGATCTTTCCGCGGCACAGGCAACCAACCGGCAATTGAACCATCCTCCGCGCCGGCCACAAGAACGCGGTCTCCTCTACCGGGATTTCGATCGTCTGGAAGAGGCGGAATTTCTGCGGAAATACCGATTGGTAAGACCCCTTTTTCGAAGAATACTAAGTTCATGGAAAAACTTTATTATAAAGCAACTGACCCATCGATAG
- a CDS encoding polysaccharide pyruvyl transferase family protein, producing MSRKKVGVITMHRVINIGSALQAYATQQAVESLGYDCQIIDYLYPTEYHMQCSTEADDGSESIFREFRKNFLSASKLLQLSRWMKQFLLNHKYVQNRNRQKKKFQEWQKLLHRTQPYSRSAILRRPPLFDIYMTGSDQTWKARNLGKDYSFLLDFAPIHAPRIAYAASFGASRLPDKYRQVYATYLKQYRQFSVRELSGSSLTEELTGRVAPLVLDPIFLLNRKQWQEVADKSVIVQKPYILCYLLVGVFNPYPYAFTLIDKIRELTGYQVVFIGFHGAAGAKGYQVLPDVGPAEFLQLYEQAALVVTNSFHGTAFALNYRKLFFTLCNPGQTSDDRVSSLLNLFEVQSRGILPAEINHITARSLSFDWQRPEKILGKYRALSLDYLKQVLQTASPQEFQ from the coding sequence ATGAGCAGAAAAAAAGTCGGCGTCATTACCATGCACCGGGTCATTAATATCGGGTCCGCATTACAAGCTTACGCTACTCAACAGGCAGTTGAAAGCCTGGGATATGACTGTCAAATCATCGACTACTTGTATCCTACAGAGTATCATATGCAGTGTTCGACAGAAGCGGACGATGGGTCGGAATCGATTTTTCGGGAATTCCGGAAAAATTTTCTTTCGGCATCAAAATTGTTGCAATTATCCCGCTGGATGAAACAATTTCTCCTGAATCATAAATATGTTCAAAACCGTAACCGTCAAAAAAAGAAATTTCAGGAATGGCAAAAATTACTGCATCGGACCCAGCCTTATAGTCGGAGTGCCATCTTGCGCCGGCCGCCATTGTTCGATATTTACATGACTGGCAGTGATCAGACCTGGAAAGCGCGCAATCTCGGAAAAGATTATTCATTTCTACTGGATTTTGCTCCAATTCATGCGCCCCGAATTGCTTATGCCGCCAGTTTCGGGGCATCCCGGTTGCCTGATAAATATCGGCAAGTCTATGCGACGTATTTAAAACAATACAGGCAGTTTTCCGTTCGGGAGCTTTCTGGTTCCAGCCTGACCGAGGAACTGACCGGACGTGTAGCTCCTCTGGTTCTGGATCCCATCTTCCTGTTGAACAGAAAACAATGGCAGGAAGTGGCAGATAAATCGGTTATCGTACAAAAACCTTATATTTTGTGTTATTTACTGGTCGGTGTTTTCAATCCTTATCCTTATGCTTTCACATTGATCGATAAAATCAGAGAACTCACCGGCTATCAGGTGGTATTCATTGGTTTTCATGGCGCTGCCGGAGCCAAAGGTTATCAAGTCCTTCCAGATGTCGGTCCTGCCGAATTCCTTCAACTCTATGAACAGGCCGCTTTGGTCGTCACCAATTCCTTTCACGGTACTGCGTTTGCACTCAATTATCGGAAGTTATTTTTTACTCTATGCAATCCTGGTCAAACCAGTGATGATCGGGTTTCCTCGTTACTGAACCTGTTCGAAGTACAGTCCAGGGGGATTCTGCCTGCTGAAATAAATCATATTACCGCCCGATCTCTGTCGTTTGACTGGCAGCGGCCGGAAAAGATTCTGGGAAAATACCGGGCATTGTCATTGGATTATCTCAAACAAGTTTTACAAACGGCATCGCCTCAAGAATTTCAATGA
- a CDS encoding lipopolysaccharide biosynthesis protein: protein MKLLGVDDYGILSVVAGIVVMFGFFNTAMVAATQRFLNFEIGKGQPENVSCVFSVSVVFFLLLIPLAVLLGETVGLWLLNGRLNIPPARLAAANWIFQLTLAGYCFKVIQIPYNALIIAYEKMSFYSFISILESLLLLLNVWLLFFLSGDKLILYVFMTSATSLIVFLFYRGYCRRKFPQCQFSFRLKMNYIKEIFSFSGWSLLGTLANVAKHQGIIMIVNIFCGVAVSGALGIANQVGNAINVFVANFQVAFNPQIVKSYAAGECHYFTNLVFSTSKYSFFLLWLLVLPFWLEAEFALKLWLGNVPDYVVIFTQLTMLCFLIDTMSAPLWMAAQTIGTIRNYQLIISGLILLSPLFSYLFLRLHYSPSCVMIVCCVINLFCHVARIVYLKCRIQFPVMKYLYRSMLPILAVFTGSFLFSLLLKRVLVPLIPNPLLSGIVLIIASSLINFVFIFRLGLSEAERKTMYSLLARLRKKYHICNQISGNLL from the coding sequence TTGAAATTGTTGGGCGTGGATGATTATGGAATTCTCAGCGTCGTGGCCGGTATCGTCGTCATGTTCGGTTTCTTCAATACGGCTATGGTTGCAGCCACACAACGCTTTCTGAACTTTGAAATCGGCAAAGGGCAACCGGAAAATGTTTCCTGCGTTTTCAGTGTCAGCGTTGTTTTCTTCCTGCTTTTGATTCCACTGGCGGTTCTGCTGGGAGAAACGGTGGGCTTGTGGCTGCTGAACGGCAGGTTGAATATACCTCCGGCCCGGCTTGCTGCCGCGAATTGGATTTTTCAACTTACGCTGGCCGGCTATTGTTTCAAAGTCATTCAAATTCCCTATAATGCTTTGATTATCGCTTACGAGAAGATGTCTTTTTATTCGTTCATAAGCATTCTGGAGTCTCTGTTACTGCTGCTGAATGTCTGGTTGCTTTTCTTTCTCTCCGGCGACAAATTAATCCTTTATGTTTTTATGACTAGTGCAACCAGCTTGATTGTCTTCCTTTTTTATCGCGGATACTGTCGCAGGAAGTTTCCCCAGTGTCAATTTTCTTTCCGATTGAAAATGAACTATATCAAAGAAATTTTTTCATTTTCCGGCTGGAGCCTTCTGGGAACATTGGCTAATGTTGCCAAGCATCAAGGGATCATCATGATCGTCAACATCTTCTGTGGAGTCGCGGTAAGCGGGGCGCTCGGCATTGCCAATCAGGTCGGTAATGCCATCAATGTTTTCGTTGCCAATTTTCAGGTTGCCTTCAATCCGCAAATCGTCAAATCCTATGCGGCCGGAGAGTGTCATTATTTCACCAATTTAGTATTCAGTACCTCAAAATACTCTTTTTTCCTCTTATGGCTTCTAGTATTGCCATTCTGGCTGGAAGCGGAGTTCGCCTTGAAATTATGGTTGGGCAATGTTCCGGACTATGTCGTCATTTTTACGCAATTAACGATGCTCTGCTTTTTGATCGACACCATGTCCGCTCCGTTGTGGATGGCCGCCCAGACTATTGGAACAATTCGTAATTATCAACTCATCATCAGCGGTCTTATTTTGCTTTCTCCGTTATTTTCCTACTTGTTTTTGCGTTTGCATTATTCGCCGTCTTGCGTCATGATCGTTTGTTGCGTCATCAACCTTTTCTGTCATGTTGCCCGGATCGTTTATTTGAAATGCAGAATCCAATTTCCGGTCATGAAATATCTATATCGCAGTATGTTGCCAATTCTGGCCGTCTTTACCGGTTCGTTTCTTTTTTCGTTGTTGCTGAAAAGGGTACTGGTACCATTAATCCCTAACCCGCTTCTCAGTGGCATCGTCTTGATCATCGCCAGTTCACTGATCAATTTTGTTTTCATATTCCGTTTGGGATTGAGCGAAGCAGAGCGAAAGACCATGTATTCTCTATTGGCTCGCCTGCGGAAAAAATATCATATATGCAATCAAATATCCGGAAATCTTCTATGA
- a CDS encoding SDR family oxidoreductase, whose product MKKRVENSRILVTGGAGFIGSNLVETLLAQNNEVVVLDNFMTGRRENLAPFASHKAFALIEGDIRDMAVCRQAVDGADYVLHEAALGSVPRSIKDPMTSTEVNISGFVNLLFAAQEAKVKRFVYAASSSTYGDSKSLPKVEDKIGRPLSPYAITKYVDELFAENFSKTYGIETIGLRYFNVFGRRQDPYGAYAAVIPKFVMSLMKHESPVINGDGSYSRDFTYIDNVIQANQLALLADRPEAVNQVYNVAFGERTTLNQLFKYLREYLTEFDPEIAKVEPQYGPNRAGDIPHSLACIDKARKRLGYDPQFTVRQGLKEAIKWYWDNL is encoded by the coding sequence ATGAAAAAGCGAGTTGAAAATTCCCGAATCCTGGTGACCGGCGGCGCCGGTTTCATCGGTTCCAATCTGGTGGAAACGCTGTTGGCCCAGAACAACGAAGTGGTGGTTCTGGACAACTTCATGACCGGCAGGCGGGAAAATCTGGCTCCGTTCGCCTCGCATAAGGCTTTCGCCTTGATCGAGGGCGACATCCGGGACATGGCGGTGTGCCGCCAGGCGGTCGACGGCGCCGATTATGTGCTGCACGAAGCCGCATTGGGATCGGTGCCGCGTTCGATCAAAGATCCGATGACATCGACGGAAGTGAATATCAGCGGCTTTGTCAATCTGCTCTTTGCGGCGCAGGAAGCGAAAGTCAAACGTTTCGTCTATGCGGCGAGTTCTTCGACTTACGGGGACAGCAAGAGCCTGCCCAAAGTGGAAGACAAGATCGGCCGGCCGTTGAGCCCGTATGCGATCACCAAATATGTCGACGAGCTGTTCGCCGAGAATTTCAGTAAGACTTACGGGATTGAAACGATCGGGCTGCGGTATTTCAACGTGTTCGGCCGTCGGCAGGATCCGTACGGCGCCTATGCGGCGGTGATTCCGAAGTTTGTGATGAGTCTGATGAAACATGAAAGTCCGGTGATCAACGGGGACGGCAGTTACAGCCGGGATTTTACTTACATCGATAATGTGATCCAGGCCAATCAGTTGGCGTTGCTGGCGGATCGGCCGGAAGCGGTCAACCAGGTTTACAACGTGGCCTTCGGCGAACGCACGACCTTGAATCAGCTTTTCAAATATCTGCGCGAATATCTGACGGAATTCGATCCGGAGATTGCCAAAGTCGAGCCGCAATACGGTCCCAACCGCGCCGGCGACATTCCGCACAGTCTGGCCTGCATCGACAAGGCCAGGAAGCGGTTGGGATACGATCCGCAATTTACTGTCAGACAGGGTCTTAAAGAAGCCATAAAATGGTATTGGGATAATTTATAG
- the tviB gene encoding Vi polysaccharide biosynthesis UDP-N-acetylglucosamine C-6 dehydrogenase TviB has translation MLQKLQNGEIKVALIGLGYVGLPLAVEFGKKFDTVGFDVKAERLESLRHGVDTTLETSPADLKAAKYLKYSCNPEDLKDRDVFIVTVPTPVDQYNRPDLTPLYKASETVGKAMKPGAVVVYESTVYPGCTEEECVPVLERFSGLKYNVDFFCGYSPERINPGDKEHTLTRILKITSGSTPETAELVDALYNRILQSGTHRASCIKVAEAAKVIENSQRDLNIAFVNELAKIFHLIGIDTSEVLEAAGTKWNFLKFRPGLVGGHCIGVDPYYLTHKAQALGYLPEVILAGRRINDGMGKYVATEVVKLMIKKEQKVANAKVLVLGITFKENCPDIRNSHVVDVVRGLEEFGCRVDIYDPWADPGEVRHEYDLDSVRELSALKPGEYDAIVLAVSHRQFATLDFRRFQKSHAVVFDIKGLLPKEAVDGRL, from the coding sequence ATGTTACAGAAGCTCCAAAATGGTGAAATCAAAGTTGCGCTGATCGGTCTGGGTTATGTCGGCTTGCCGTTGGCGGTTGAATTCGGCAAGAAGTTCGACACGGTGGGCTTCGATGTGAAAGCGGAACGTCTGGAATCGTTGCGCCACGGTGTGGATACGACGCTGGAGACTTCACCCGCAGATCTGAAAGCCGCGAAATATTTGAAATATTCCTGCAATCCGGAGGATTTGAAAGACCGTGATGTTTTCATCGTGACGGTGCCGACCCCGGTGGATCAGTACAATCGTCCGGATTTGACGCCGCTGTATAAAGCGAGCGAAACGGTCGGTAAAGCGATGAAACCGGGTGCGGTCGTCGTTTACGAAAGTACCGTTTACCCCGGCTGTACCGAAGAGGAATGCGTTCCGGTCCTGGAAAGGTTCAGCGGTTTGAAATACAATGTCGATTTCTTCTGCGGTTACAGTCCGGAACGGATCAATCCGGGCGATAAGGAACATACGCTGACCAGGATTTTGAAAATCACTTCCGGCTCGACGCCGGAGACTGCCGAACTGGTCGATGCGTTGTATAACCGCATTCTGCAGAGCGGCACCCACCGGGCCAGCTGCATCAAGGTTGCCGAAGCGGCGAAAGTGATCGAAAACTCTCAGCGCGACCTGAACATCGCCTTCGTCAACGAATTGGCGAAAATCTTTCATCTGATCGGAATCGACACCAGCGAAGTGCTGGAAGCGGCCGGCACCAAATGGAATTTTCTGAAATTCCGGCCTGGCCTGGTCGGCGGCCATTGCATCGGCGTCGATCCTTATTATTTGACCCACAAGGCGCAGGCGCTGGGATATCTGCCTGAGGTGATTCTGGCCGGCCGCCGCATCAACGACGGCATGGGCAAATATGTGGCGACCGAGGTGGTGAAACTGATGATCAAAAAGGAACAGAAGGTGGCCAATGCCAAAGTGTTGGTGCTGGGGATCACCTTCAAGGAAAATTGTCCGGATATCCGCAATTCTCATGTGGTCGATGTGGTGCGCGGTCTGGAAGAGTTCGGCTGCCGGGTCGATATTTATGACCCCTGGGCCGATCCGGGAGAGGTCAGGCACGAATACGATCTGGATTCGGTCCGGGAGCTGTCGGCACTGAAACCCGGCGAGTACGATGCCATTGTGCTGGCCGTTTCCCACCGCCAGTTTGCGACGCTCGATTTCCGCCGGTTTCAGAAATCGCATGCCGTGGTTTTCGATATCAAGGGGCTGCTGCCCAAAGAAGCGGTGGATGGACGGTTGTAA
- a CDS encoding transcription termination/antitermination NusG family protein, which translates to MYTRTADTKTADRIYDPYLGLYIKKLLPDPGIPILRKIADKIWTPIYTVSGSEKRLADTLRQNHISNYYPRICSIISNRKYENKPFFPGVVFAALTAEDRKIMNENFLVREIPEIRNSETEEHIFADICFMTMAEHISRFYPFTFEKEFRCPQLAAWKVTPMTIDGFGDCRFVSNEEENITQIYFNFKTIAKIIKFNLTLYQFRSLLVSKVL; encoded by the coding sequence ATGTATACGCGAACGGCAGATACGAAAACAGCAGACCGGATTTACGATCCCTATTTGGGGCTCTATATAAAAAAATTGTTGCCGGACCCCGGTATTCCCATATTACGAAAAATTGCAGATAAGATCTGGACCCCGATTTATACGGTTTCAGGAAGTGAAAAGCGGTTGGCCGATACATTAAGGCAAAATCATATTTCCAATTATTATCCCAGAATATGTTCAATCATATCCAATCGAAAATATGAGAATAAACCATTTTTCCCCGGAGTCGTTTTTGCCGCATTGACCGCCGAAGACCGGAAAATAATGAATGAAAATTTTCTTGTCAGGGAGATTCCGGAAATTCGGAACAGTGAAACGGAAGAACATATTTTCGCCGATATATGCTTCATGACGATGGCGGAACACATCAGCCGTTTTTATCCTTTTACCTTTGAAAAAGAATTCAGATGCCCTCAATTGGCGGCTTGGAAAGTGACTCCAATGACGATAGATGGTTTTGGCGATTGTCGTTTTGTGAGCAATGAGGAAGAAAATATTACCCAAATTTACTTCAATTTTAAAACAATTGCAAAAATTATAAAATTTAATCTGACATTATACCAGTTCAGATCCCTGTTGGTCTCAAAAGTGTTATGA
- a CDS encoding transcription termination/antitermination NusG family protein → MDPIQKISGRFWGFAYLRPRTEKVIRAKLLAAGIFHYLPMIPKARMHHSTKIITEIPMIPGYIFLCIDDVERQNLKRQEAKFVQIELLREEYYENILIQELNSLRQCELLARQEPIRINPDIITGDKVLVTSGALAGLVTDVVKRDDKHDMIIVNITILNKHIEYPIAAETLKKITV, encoded by the coding sequence ATAGACCCGATACAAAAAATTTCAGGACGCTTCTGGGGCTTCGCCTACCTGCGGCCGCGTACCGAAAAGGTTATCAGAGCAAAGTTGCTTGCTGCCGGGATATTTCATTATCTCCCGATGATTCCCAAAGCCAGAATGCATCATTCCACAAAGATTATCACCGAGATTCCAATGATTCCGGGATATATTTTTTTGTGTATCGACGATGTGGAACGGCAGAATTTGAAACGGCAGGAAGCGAAGTTTGTTCAAATCGAGCTTTTGCGTGAAGAGTATTATGAGAATATCCTGATACAGGAATTGAATTCTCTTCGGCAATGTGAATTGTTAGCCCGTCAAGAACCTATTCGAATCAATCCGGACATCATAACAGGAGATAAGGTATTGGTCACCTCGGGAGCTTTGGCTGGCCTGGTAACTGATGTTGTAAAGCGCGATGATAAACATGATATGATTATTGTCAATATTACTATTCTCAATAAACATATCGAATATCCTATTGCGGCGGAAACATTGAAGAAAATCACCGTTTGA
- a CDS encoding monomeric [FeFe] hydrogenase → MDKNNAVRIKNELMIRTIRGFVDGNLREIIDRIPVEMRPRELPAMRCCVYKDRAVLKYRLMALLGFGVEDESDESKTLAAYVDDALTRTAPDENILSVLDVACYGCVQSQYLVTNACRGCFARPCVFNCPKQAIEVRDGQAKIDQRKCIDCGKCTQVCPYHAVIRVPIPCEEACPVNAIHKHPDGKEYIDFEACISCGKCLRACPFGAVLERSQVIDVLREIKAGKKVVAMVAPAVVGQFAGSLEQIAEALQLAGFDHMEEVARGAELTTEHETEEFFERMARGDKLMTSSCCPAYTEAVKRHVPALQPFVSSTPTPMSFIAREVKKENPDYVTVFIGPCVAKRKEALKDGNVDWVMTFEELGALFVALEIDVASLPGVKLTRKVGGHARGFATSCGVTAAILNEAAGQCPDQEVPELDSKFINGLDRKSMKLLQMYGMGKLPGNFLEVMACEGGCVGGPCRLCDVKLATQAVKNLAEQED, encoded by the coding sequence ATGGATAAAAACAATGCGGTTCGAATCAAAAATGAATTGATGATCCGGACGATTCGCGGTTTTGTCGACGGTAATTTGCGCGAGATCATCGATCGGATTCCGGTCGAAATGCGGCCGCGTGAATTGCCGGCGATGCGCTGCTGCGTCTACAAGGACCGGGCGGTGCTGAAATACCGGCTGATGGCCCTGCTGGGATTCGGCGTCGAGGACGAAAGCGATGAGAGCAAGACGCTGGCCGCTTATGTGGACGATGCGTTGACGCGGACGGCGCCGGATGAGAATATTTTGAGCGTTCTGGATGTCGCCTGCTACGGTTGCGTGCAGAGCCAGTATCTGGTGACCAACGCCTGCCGCGGCTGCTTTGCCCGGCCCTGCGTTTTCAACTGTCCGAAGCAGGCGATCGAAGTGCGCGACGGCCAGGCGAAAATCGATCAGCGCAAATGCATCGACTGCGGCAAATGCACGCAGGTTTGCCCATACCACGCGGTGATCCGGGTGCCGATTCCCTGCGAGGAGGCCTGTCCGGTCAACGCGATCCACAAGCATCCGGACGGCAAGGAATACATCGACTTCGAGGCCTGTATTTCCTGCGGCAAATGTCTGCGGGCCTGTCCGTTCGGCGCGGTATTGGAGCGCTCGCAGGTCATCGACGTGCTGCGGGAGATCAAAGCCGGCAAAAAAGTGGTGGCGATGGTGGCGCCGGCGGTCGTCGGGCAGTTCGCCGGTTCGCTCGAACAGATTGCCGAAGCGCTGCAGTTGGCCGGGTTCGACCATATGGAAGAGGTGGCGCGCGGCGCGGAGCTGACGACCGAACATGAGACCGAAGAATTTTTCGAACGGATGGCGCGCGGCGACAAATTGATGACGTCGTCCTGTTGTCCGGCTTACACCGAGGCGGTGAAACGCCATGTGCCGGCGTTGCAGCCGTTTGTGTCGTCGACGCCGACGCCGATGAGTTTCATTGCCCGTGAGGTCAAGAAGGAAAATCCGGACTATGTCACCGTTTTCATCGGTCCCTGTGTGGCCAAGCGCAAGGAGGCGTTGAAGGATGGCAATGTCGACTGGGTGATGACGTTCGAGGAGCTCGGGGCGTTGTTCGTCGCGCTGGAAATCGATGTCGCGTCGCTGCCGGGGGTGAAGCTGACTCGCAAGGTCGGCGGACACGCGCGCGGGTTTGCCACCAGTTGCGGCGTGACGGCGGCGATTCTCAACGAAGCGGCGGGGCAGTGTCCGGATCAGGAAGTGCCGGAGCTGGACTCCAAGTTCATCAATGGGTTGGATCGCAAGTCGATGAAGCTGCTGCAGATGTACGGCATGGGGAAATTGCCCGGCAATTTCCTGGAAGTGATGGCTTGCGAGGGCGGCTGTGTCGGCGGGCCGTGTCGTCTGTGCGACGTGAAGCTGGCGACGCAGGCGGTCAAGAACCTGGCTGAACAGGAAGATTAA
- a CDS encoding (2Fe-2S) ferredoxin domain-containing protein, which produces MTAGSKIKVEICVGTTCFILGASELQEIEQFLPDDLRDRVEICGSPCLGFCRQRNDGQAPFVRINHDTVVSHATIESVIAKLQELTANER; this is translated from the coding sequence ATGACCGCCGGTTCGAAGATAAAAGTTGAAATTTGTGTCGGTACCACGTGTTTCATTCTGGGCGCTTCCGAATTGCAGGAGATCGAGCAGTTTCTGCCGGATGACTTGAGGGATCGGGTGGAAATTTGCGGCAGTCCCTGTCTGGGATTCTGCCGCCAGCGCAACGATGGGCAGGCGCCGTTCGTGCGGATCAACCACGATACGGTGGTGTCTCATGCGACGATCGAGAGCGTCATCGCCAAGCTCCAGGAATTGACGGCCAACGAAAGGTGA